Part of the Lampris incognitus isolate fLamInc1 chromosome 1, fLamInc1.hap2, whole genome shotgun sequence genome is shown below.
ATGCagaaaaaatggggaaaaaggTATACATTTGGAGAGAAAAGGTAGATGGTAGAGGTGAAAGGGTGAGGAGAAAGAGGTGAAGGACAAGGAGACGGGGAGAAGGGGTTGAGGGAAATGGACAGGCAGGTGGGCAGAGAGAGATATGGAGGGGGAAACAAAACAGTGACAGCAAAAGGAtgagagtgagggagagtgatGGACAGGCTGTCGGAGGAAGAGAGGGCAGAGgataacaaagagagagagaacgtgagaAAGACCTGAAGGGATAAGATTCACAGCCATGTGTGCTGAGAGGCTTGATTCATATTTGGTGAAAGAAGCAGTAGCacaacatatagagagagagagagagagagagagagagagagagagagagagagagagagagagagagagagagagagagggggggggggggagtgaggagagagagagagcaaggagagagagagaggtggtttgGGGTAAGGAGAGGAGCGACAGAGGGGGAAGTGTAGAGAGGAATGAGTAAAACCAGAGGAGATGGGGGCTGTGATCAAAATGTAATGAGTTAGAAAAGCAAATGGGGATGCATGAGGTGAAGAAGAACAAAGGGGGCATACAAGAGAAGGGGAATGATAATAAAAGACTTAAACAATAAGgataacagggagagagagagagagagagacttgtgatcatcatggtgTTGGTGGgtggttggagtgggggggggcatgtctcCAAGGGAAACTGGTACCGACAGGACTACAGATCCTATAGAGCATGCCAGATAAAAAGAAATGAGAGAAGCAGCTGGTATTGACTCTGAGCTATCAGGTATTGTATATTCCTTATGGAActggcagcacacacacacgcacacacacacacacacacacacacagagcaatacTTTTTTACAGGTATAACATTTGAAAACTAGTCCTTGGGATTGAAAGCTTGTTTGTTTACATTgcaataaaaaaatcaaatgcaCTCAACACTTGCGCATTTCCCTGATTCttcctctttgtctctgtctgtctatctgtctctctctggcattGTGTGCCTGATTCCGTCTCTTTTCTCCGTCGCCTTATCTCGCTCTCGGCTCCTGTCTTTGTCTCGCCATCTCGAgtcttcctctctctgttccACACTTTCTCTTGCTGTGACATCagacccctctctccccctttcattcGTTTCTCACATCCGCTAATGACCATTTTCTCTCAAATCTCTCtcaacctctctgtctctctctcaacaccctccctccctcttctcccAGTCTCATGTTTCTCACCCTTCACTGAGGGCCTTGCTCTTCTCCAGGTCTTGGATAACGTTGAGGAGCACTTTGATCTTCTCCTGGTTGGAGAGCAGGTTCTCCTCCACACTGTGCAACCGACCCTCCAGCCCGCCAGGCGCACCCTCTGTATGTCCTCTTAACAAGCCTCCCGGCGCCCCATTACACTGAGCGCTGGAATGAGTTTTACATGGCAGCACATGATGTTTATTTGAGGATACAGGCATCTGTTCTGTAGAGTTGCCTAATTTTGACGCCTCCGCCACTGTCTCTTTGGGCTCATTTGGGGTTTGCTGGGCTTGTTTGGTCTCTGCTACAGGGGTTGCTGGTCTAGTGCAAGCAGGCTTAGGGGAGTTTTTTGGTGGTAGAGGAGGGATGATTTCAGGTTTCGAGTCGatgagaagagggggaggaggttTCGGGGTGACACGGAATGATGACTGTCTgttgtggtttgtttgtttgttagcttGTTCTGTTGTGTTTTGGCTTTTAGCTGTAGCCTGCCTATTTTTGTCTGTTGAATTCAGCACTGATGCTTCAGTTGATAGTTTCTTTGTTTGCTCTGTCTGTGTGGTACCTGCGTTCTTTTCTTTATGCATCTGTGTGTCCGTTGTTTGTGTGGCTGTGTCCTTGTAGTGGGTAAAGTCTGCGGAATGAGGCCTTGTGTGTTGCTTAGACTCTTTTGACTTGTTTTGAGATGCAGAATTTGCATGTGAACTCTGTGTTTTTGGCATGGTGTGCGATGTCTGTGGTATCTGAGGGGCCTTGACTGCTCTGTGTGTGGAAGTTTGCGTGGTGTGTGCATTCTTTGTGTAGGAATTCGAGTTCGTCAGGGGGGAGTCTTTTCTTGACTGATTAGTGGCCACAGACTGTTTCCGAGCAGGATTCGGTAGAGTCTGACTGGCTGTTATTTGACTGGCCAGTCGCTTTCGGCAGGCCCCTGTGCATGGAGGTATTTGTGATTGCCTCCTGCCACATGTCCCACAGAGGCGGGGGGAGGACGTTGTCATCATTCGACAGGGGCGAGGTGGGGTTGCGTGCACAGTTGTGAATGTATTCCCTGTCTTTAATGCTGAACGATGGCCCTCCCCTCTTAGAGACTGGACTCTCCTCCTCTCTCGGACCGGCTCGTTCCGCTCAGCCGATGTCTCACTGACAACCCCTCCCACCACTTCGGGGGCCACCACACTACCGTTGGTGTAACGAGCTGCCCTTTTACCTCTAGTCTCCTTGGAATTGGTCTGTATAGTTTTGATCTGGCAGTAAATCCCGCTCCCTGATCCTTGTGACCCCATATCGTCCTGTGTCAGGCTGTTGATCTCATTCTGAGATTTCTCCTTGGACATGGGAAAATTGCTGCTGCTATCACACTTGATAACTCCCTCGGTGTCTGCTGTCATAGTTTTGTCTGTTTCCTTGGTGAGCTGACATGGTGTGCTGGTTGGCTGGCTGCTGTGTCGTTTGATGGAGGGGAGTGTCCGGAGTCCCGGGGAGGTTTGCACCCCAACATTGCACAACGGGCCCCATCGCCCCCCTGCCAGGGGCACCCCCAGTGCAGGCACTGGATTAGCGGGGTCAGCCACCCTCCTGCCCATGCTCCTTAGGAGATATGCTCAGCCCCCTGAGGAGCTAAAAGGGATGGAGCCACTAGGTGACATCAGCCAAAGTCAGCAGAGGTATCCAGTAGAAAAGGTATAGATTTCCACCCTTTTTCTATTCCACTGTGTGACTGTATATGTGTGAAGCAATGTGAGTTTTGATTGTGATAGCGTGAGATTGGAATTCAATAGTCAATAAATGCAATCAGTGGTAGAATCTCCTTTGGTTCCGTAGCCATAAGGTCCTATTGTGTCCATCCATAAATGTCCTTCCTCCTGGGGCTAACGACCTCTGATTGGATATCAGTGTCAAGGATTTTCTTAGTTTCAGACCAATGGTCCACAGAGGATGAGAGTTGGATAGATTCTCTCCCCATTTCTGGTCTgctctgtggagagagagaggaggagagagagagagaaacaggcgaAGCATGACAGTGAAGAGGACAGTAAATGAGAGAGAattaaagagggaaaaaaaagagaaagaaaggaagagagacatGGTGTAAATGg
Proteins encoded:
- the LOC130109814 gene encoding uncharacterized protein LOC130109814 is translated as MGRRVADPANPVPALGVPLAGGRWGPLCNVGVQTSPGLRTLPSIKRHSSQPTSTPCQLTKETDKTMTADTEGVIKCDSSSNFPMSKEKSQNEINSLTQDDMGSQGSGSGIYCQIKTIQTNSKETRGKRAARYTNGSVVAPEVVGGVVSETSAERNEPVRERRRVQSLRGEGHRSALKTGNTFTTVHATPPRPCRMMTTSSPRLCGTCGRRQSQIPPCTGACRKRLASQITASQTLPNPARKHAQCNGAPGGLLRGHTEGAPGGLEGRLHSVEENLLSNQEKIKVLLNVIQDLEKSKALSEG